The sequence ATAATGCTTTTATAAAACTATTAGCTTCACGTTTCTGCTTTCAAATCCTTCAAAAATTGTCCCCAATTCACTTCCATTTAAAGTGCCTTACTGTAactctgtatttattattattatttagaaaaATGAGAGCAGAGACAAACTTATTTTCTTGGTAATTGTGGTTGCTGTTGATTGAACTTGTACTGAACTCGGAATATTCCTTCAAGGCTGCGGTTGGGGCTTCAAAAACATTCCCAACCAATCATCTCCATCTGGTTTCGGGGGTAGATCATGCTAACGTCAGGacaagaatgttgttccaggacaAACAAAACATGTTAATCCAGGAACACATCGTACTTGATGGGATCACGGAAACCGGTACAGTGCTTTAACTGCATGACAAACCCACATGAAAACGTCATGTACATTTGTTTTCTCTACTCACAATTAAGGACTTAAAGATAAAAAGCACTTGTGTTCACATCTCTATTTTAACATCTTACAACACAGTTTTTTCTCCTGTTTATGTTACAATGCGCATATTCGTTGAGCATCTGAGGTTAAggtgtcacataatccttttTGTATCACCTTGGAATGAATGTCCATAAACAGTGGTACAATGCAGCTGATAAAGTTATGTTTCAAGGGGGTTGTGCTGCCACTGTCACACAGTATCGTAAGTTCTTGCCATTGTCACCGTCATTTTCAGCCTCCTCCGAAAGAAACAGAAAACGACAGCTCTCAACCTGAAATCACTGTTTTTTGTATAAAGCAACACCTGCAAAATCAAAAGATAAACCTGCAATCTTTGGTAAGAAAGAAAACGAGAAACTCGGCCCACTTTTATGTTATTCACTTCTAATTAAAGGACTACCCATGGTTCCCCAGCAGTTCTGGGAATACCTTAGCATTTGCAATAAAAGAAGCACCTGGGACTTTTCAGAATGTCACTGgggttcattttaaatgctaaTCACCTCATTGGAGAGAATAAATCTGATGTTGCCTAACTGAATGCTGCTGAAACCAACCGTCCTAAATATTCCAACATTAGCATTTGAGTTACAAACGCCGTTTGACACGTGATGATCATTAAGACAAACTTTCtggaattaaataaaacatatagcTGAAAATTTCCATAGCAGCATTATGAAAAACGGATCTTTGACAAGTGGGTGAGTAAACAAGTCTTTTGGAAAATTCCCTGGAGCACATGTCCAATTTTAGACAAATATGTGTACTGAAGTCTCTGTTCATCTAGTCTCGCTCTCAAAGTTGTCCAAGTCCGTTACGTACATATTCACTTACTGTATGTTATCTAGTTTGGAGTCGAACATACAGAACAGTTGAAGTTCTTTCTGTCAAGCTTTTAGAGAGAAGGGAATATTAGAGTAAGAGAGAAGGACGCTGGCAGGAAGTCTGCTGATCATGATGTCCTCAGCATTTTGGCACAGAGTATTATTGAAGGCAAAATATAAGAAATTTTCTCTCAGTTATAAGAGTCGCAGTGAACTAAATGGGTGATCAGCTAAAAATGGGCAAACTGATCTCAAAGCTACCGTCATTGATTTAGAGTAAATATGTTGGTCTGGTTTGCATTTTTTCCCTAATGCATTCTGAGAACAAGCTCATGTGTGTCAGTTCGGTCAAATCCCGATGTTCATGGGAAGCGCTCGCTGGATGGTAGGCCCTGGAATTAACTTAGATCAAGGGCAGTTACATAACCAAACAAAACAGCTCaacaaattattaaaagtgGGACGGCAGTTTATACGCCACAGATTCTGTTTGGACAAATGAACTAAAATGGTTAAATTGTTCCAAGGCAATTTGAGAGACAATGTACCTTAGGATGTGACATATGTTGGTAATCTGACAGCTGACATAACAGTTCAGGGGCTGGATTCTGCACAATAACTATATGCATGATGCAAGATGGTTTTTATCCTGGATATGCTTTGAAGCGCTAGAAAGACCTACAGAGTGCTTCCTATGGTGTTTTCGGCAAGGTCGCAGCAGCTTTCTGGGTGGCTGGACAGATGTGTTGCATAAGATACAGTAATTACATTTTTCCATTGTGCATTAGCTGTATTCCACACTGTCCTAGAGCAAAGTTCATCCACGAAGAGTTGGCAAAAGAAACTGTTTAAAGGCAGCCGTGTTGCCTGAAACTACATTTGTATGTTTAGAGTGGATGGATTTAAAGAGGAGAAGCAGAACTGGGAGGCTTCTTCTAACATTTAAATTCACCCTGTGATGGATACAAGTACATATGTGAGCGTAATGACAACTGAAGTGTAGGTAACGACTGCTGGGATCATATTTTCCCTGTGCTGTCCTGCACTGTGACATGTGTAGGGCTAACGGTGAGGAAGGGGGTTGGGTTGGGTAAGTAATGTCTTTGACATCTAAGCATTAAAAATTACATCCAAATATCATGGCCACTTCCACAGCTGATAAATCACATAGCAGAAAAATCCACTGCCCCCTGACTTCTTTGACATCACACCAATGCACACATTGAAGACTAGGTTGAGAATGGCTACTGCTCTCAAGTCACATTATGGGGTGGTTCGCACATACAATTTCACAACTAGCAGCGTATGGAGATGTTGACTTAGCCAACTCTGATAAATGGTgaaaaatataaacaacactATGTACATTTTATTGTCAACCAAATTTCACTACTTGTGAGCCATTTTACGTAAACTCACCTACAAGATATTTTACTAGCGACCTAACTCTTGTCCTTATACTAACAACAGTAGTTTTATCACAACCACATGGGCATGCACATGTATACACATTTCAAATTCATAACATGTATACATATGCATACATGGTTTattcacattactttccattgATGTCTTGCGACAACTGACCTGTTAAAGTCAATAATAAATGCTGTGAACATTTTGCAGATAGTTATCCAGCATAAAGTGCCTTCAATTGGAACATTCGTTTGTTTTCCGCAAGTTTCATTTAGTCCAAGAATTGTTATTAAGGTCCTCAGTGAAGCTTTTTTTGGATTCCGTACTGTATATAAACAAGGAGTCTTTCTTGGGGTCAGATCTCACCCAGTACTCAGCAGGGTATGGATTTGTGCTGCCCGTTTTGTGTTATGGGATTGATCTTTTCTAGCGAGACTTCCGCATCGCTATCCAAATTCCCAGACATGGAAGGTGACAGTTTCTCAAAGGTCTTTATCTCAGAGTCGTCCTCCTTCTTCTGAGTCTCCTCCTCCTGGCAGAGGATACTGTGAGGGATCACATAGTTGCTGTTGTTGCCCTCTTTGGGGATGTGGCCCTTAGGCTGATACTGAGAAGTAGATGGAGGGCCACCGTTGTTGTTGATACTCACAATCTCTATAGCGTTGCTGCCCGGGCAGAGCCGATGACAGCCCAGCAGGATGGAGAACGCCTTGCGGAAGTCAGCATTGAAGGCATAGATTATGGGGTTGAGTGAGGAATTGGCCCAACCGAACCAGACAAAGACATCGAAGGTGGTGGAACTGATGCAGAAGAAGTCGGCGCTCTCGTTCGGGTTGCAGAAAGGAACCATGCAGTTCAAGACAAAGAAGGGCAGCCAGCAGCACACGAAAACGCCCATGATGACCGAGAGGGTCTTGAGAACTTTGGTTTCACGCTTGAAGGACATCTTGAAGGAACTTTCGGACTCCATACTGCCATTGTTACCCATGCTACTGTGGCGGTTCTTGGCGCTCTCGGCCGCTCTTTCTAGCGCAGAGATCCGGCGTATCTGCTTCTGGGCGATGCGGTAGATGCGGGTGTAAGTGACCAGCATGATGGCCACGGGTATGTAAAAACTGATCAGGGAAGAGGAGATGGCATATGTCCGATTAAGGCTGGAGTCGCAGTTGTCTGGGGGAAGCTCGCCGTAGGTGCCGTTCAGCTCCGTGTAACTGGTTGTCTGGGCTTTATGCCAGTTTAGCTGCACTGGGATGAAGGAGATAAGGATGGACAACGTCCACGCCACACTTATCATGATGAACGCCACCTTGGGCGTCATCTTGCGCTCGTAGCGGAACGGGCTAGAAATGGCCCAGTAGCGGTCCACGCTAATGACACACAAATTCAAGATGGAGGCGGTGGAGCACATGATGTCAAAGGCCACCCAGACATCGCAGAAGGCGCCGAATGGCCAAAAACCTACAATCTCGGTGGCCGCTTTCCATGGCATCACCAAAATGGCCACCAGTAAGTCAGAAATAGCCAGCGATATAACAAAGAAGTTGGTGACTTTTGAGCGCAGGTGGCGAAACTTCGTAACAGCAGCACAGACCAACGTGTTGCCCAGTAAGGTGGTCAGTATGAGGAGCGAGAGAAAACAACCAGTCAGAACTCGCTTCGACGGATCGCGCTGCGACACACTGCTGTCCAGGACCGTGGAGTAGTTCACATCCATGGCTTTTTCACCAAGTCGAATGAGCGGTCACCCCATAATTCCAGACCAAACCAAGAGTGCTTACACAGGAATCGGAGCAACTAGTTGATCTGCTTTGTCCGTCGCTATGCTGACTGCAGCAGTCATCTTGCAAAACAAATATCATAATTTCAGTGTTAAAATCTCTTGAGGAGCTCAAAAACGGATCCATGATCTCCCACAGACCTTCCCAATGAACATATTACGaccaaaagaagaaaaaaaaagacataaatTTAGTCTAGTAATTACTTAATCGAACATATAAACATATTAGCATCTAATTAAGATAATGTGTCTGCTTAAATAATGTTTCTGCTTTCATACCTTGTCAGCAGTTTGTTCATCGTCCCACAGCATACTCTCCCAAACAGGTTTAAGCAAACATAGGCAGGCGTGATGATTAGCCTTATATATGAGCTTATCGATAGTATTGAACGGATTGCCGCTGCGTTGGTCTGATTTGTCCCCGCTAATGACAGCTGAAGCGCATCCGTGTCATGTTGTTCCCAAAGCAGACTCTGTTACAGAGAGAACTGCTGACAGTTCGTTTGAGAAACAACAAGAGATGCGCATTTCATAACAAGATTTCTCCGCTCCTTTTCTTAAGCGCTTTGCCAAAGGGGTTCACTTAACcagcaggggaaaaaaaagtctttCATTCCTCTTTGCGGTGCGTTCCTGTATACATCCAGTATTGTGTTGCACTCAGCGCATCTCGATTCGAGCGCACTTCTCACGTTACAGCCGTCCGATTTGTCCCCGTTCCATCTTGCGCGTAAAGAAAAACATATTCCTTATTTTAGTTTTCCTTAAAAGTGATTTTAAAGCGTTTGCATCGGTCCTAATATGGAAAGGCTGCTGTCATCCCAAGTACATCATGTGGAATTACAGCTCATACTCACTCGTCTGGTCGCGCAGCATCACATGTGCAGCAGCGGTGGCAGTGGAGCGTGCATATTCGTACAATGTCAACTTTACAAtgcattactaaaaaaaaaaaaaaaaaaaaaaactaaaagatAAAGAAAAACACCAATTAGTTTTAAAAGTAGGCTATATTTACTTCTATTTAATGCACTGTTGCATGTCTGTCTCTGGGGATTGATGCAGTCTTGAGCATCATCAGGTTTGTTTTTGGCAGTCAGATAGTTTGCTTGAGTTTTTCAGAAGGCTTGCAGTCTTCTGTGCTGGGCTCTCTCAGACAAGCTCTGACAAGTCTGAAgttatggcaagccgttttaacATGTACTCTATTTCTTCAAACCAACTTGTCTTTATTGTACTAGcgcttattaaaaaaaaaaaaaaatactagttAGCAATCCAATAGGGAATTGTATCTTTTTGAATTCCTTTTCACattcattaaataattattcaatAGTGATTAGTACCGCACTATTTCGAATATAATACAACCCTGATTATAAGACGACCCCCTCCCACCCCCTTTTTTCAAGATGCACCTTCAAATCTTgtattttataaagaaaaaataattatgaaaataattttcatattgcatatttttcatattttaatttttgtattgaAAGTATGGCAAATACTGGTAAAATGTATCAAtgatcacatttaaaaataaaaactttttggCATACCATAAAAATAACCTGTAGCTCATCTGAATTATATAACAATTAGGCTATCCATCTCTTAGTGAAAACCATGTAGCCTACCAAAATTTTGCTTACAGTAGAAGTGAAATCTTATTGTAGTTTTGAAATCTGGGTATCGCCTTACGTTTTAAAATCACGTACGGGGGAAGTTCGGTCCCGCCAGAAAGCCACGCAAACATGACAGTCGTAGACTGTTAGCATTTTTAAGACCGTCTTTTTGCGCTTTCGGTCTTCTAACATTACACTCTGGTACTCTCTggcacattattattatagtattattgACTTAACAGTCTAGACCCTGAATATAAGACAAACCCATTTTTTCAGATGTCTTATTCggaacaatataatataataattttgtcACTAATTCTTATTTGTTGTGCACTATTTCCTATTCCTTTGAAATTGCTCACTATCCCATTACATGACAAGAAACTGTTCCACTGTTACTGGTaacaaattgattttttttttttttttgtatattttttttttttcattgaaatcTATGGTGATCTTTGTTTCAGATATCAGATATTCACTTACTATTCCAGTTGTCACTGGTACTTCATATGTTTTACTCGTAACTATTCATTAAGTGATAGTTTTACTTTCTTTAGTTACTTTTAACTGTTCCAATAGTTCTATTCAAAAAGTAAACATTCTGAGTAGTCATTATATATGACTAGTAAAAAGCACTTGTGAGTTCAAAatttttacaaattttaatGTCTCATATATATGTACTGCTATCTAGCAGTAGAAAATGAAAAGTATGAATATTTAATACATAGCTGCTATTGAAAAAAAGAGATGCTAGTCACTTATGGATTACTTACTAGCAATTTAAATTTAAGGGCTAGTAACATAAAAAT comes from Chanodichthys erythropterus isolate Z2021 chromosome 22, ASM2448905v1, whole genome shotgun sequence and encodes:
- the drd1b gene encoding dopamine receptor D1b, whose amino-acid sequence is MDVNYSTVLDSSVSQRDPSKRVLTGCFLSLLILTTLLGNTLVCAAVTKFRHLRSKVTNFFVISLAISDLLVAILVMPWKAATEIVGFWPFGAFCDVWVAFDIMCSTASILNLCVISVDRYWAISSPFRYERKMTPKVAFIMISVAWTLSILISFIPVQLNWHKAQTTSYTELNGTYGELPPDNCDSSLNRTYAISSSLISFYIPVAIMLVTYTRIYRIAQKQIRRISALERAAESAKNRHSSMGNNGSMESESSFKMSFKRETKVLKTLSVIMGVFVCCWLPFFVLNCMVPFCNPNESADFFCISSTTFDVFVWFGWANSSLNPIIYAFNADFRKAFSILLGCHRLCPGSNAIEIVSINNNGGPPSTSQYQPKGHIPKEGNNSNYVIPHSILCQEEETQKKEDDSEIKTFEKLSPSMSGNLDSDAEVSLEKINPITQNGQHKSIPC